The following are encoded together in the Penaeus chinensis breed Huanghai No. 1 chromosome 20, ASM1920278v2, whole genome shotgun sequence genome:
- the LOC125036096 gene encoding CRAL-TRIO domain-containing protein C589.09, mitochondrial-like: MKPEAQADVQELTKRVEAVSDKIKYMVVNEKTIRRYLMAFRSVDAAYQRILETDAWRGKSDVASITAESPSIKRVEKTKIAVILNERDKKKRPVIYVAVRNHSIYNRDVNDMTQYIVYILEEACKKCIEEEMDNLCILFDMKNFSLSCMDYPMLKTLFEIMTDHYPERLGVCLILNAPFIFSTCWPIIRAWLDENTASKIQFIKQVNDLNSYIDPGVLPRDM, translated from the exons ATGAAACCCGAAGCTCAGGCAGATGTTCAGGAACTTACCAAAAGAGTTGAAGCTGTTTCTGATAAGATAAAGTACATGGTGGTTAATGAAAAGACAATCAGAAGATATTTAATGGCATTCCGGAGTGTTGATGCAGCTTACCAG AGAATACTAGAAACAGATGCTTGGCGAGGAAAGTCTGATGTTGCAAGCATCACTGCAGAATCCCCAAGCATTAAAagagtagaaaaaacaaaaattgctGTGATCTTAAATGAACGAGACAAGAAGAAGCGACCAGTGATTTATGTTGCTGTTCGAAATCACAGCATTTACAACCGTGATGTTAATGACATGACCCAGTACATTGTGTACATCCTT GAGGAAGCTTGTAAGAAATGCATCGAGGAGGAAATGGATaacttgtgtattttgtttgacATGAAGAATTTCAGTCTTTCCTGCATGGATTACCCAATGCTTAAGACTCTATTTGAAATCATGACAGACCACTACCCTGAAAGGCTGGGTGTGTGCTTAATTCTGAATGCACCCTTCATCTTCTCTACCTGTTGGCCTATTATCCGTGCCTG GCTAGATGAAAATACAGCCAGCAAGATACAATTCATTAAGCAAGTAAATGACCTCAATTCTTACATTGATCCTGGTGTACTCCCACGTGATATGTAA